The Drechmeria coniospora strain ARSEF 6962 chromosome 02, whole genome shotgun sequence genome has a segment encoding these proteins:
- a CDS encoding Kelch repeats protein, translated as MAKDKKKGSEAKKAKKAEKAAKQASKGEKKAKVKAAKLDGSDVEDVDLDEVLEEYRRQQEQFLKVTETVCEQPPRPRSASTFLASPHDSNSLLLFGGEYFNGSLAQFYNDLHIYNVNRDEWRLVTSPNAPLPRSGHAWTRASNPAYVYLFGGEFSSPKQGTFHHYSDFWRLEPATREWSKIEVKGKDKSPTARSGHRMTYWKQYIILFGGFQDTSNQTKYLADLWIFDTVNYQWHCPTLPQAQLKPDARSSFTLLPCEHGAVLFGGYSRVKATVALKKKAVKTQGQGQKNVLLPKVHEDCFFLRMSMPPAEAPAGTPPAVRWERRKKPANAPNPSRAGATMTWHKGRGILFGGVHDVEQSEEGMDSEFFNQMFAWNVERNRFMPLGLRKPRQQKKNVAEQRTGRRGRAQANEEELLRQLAALETGASLDDADAIELDRKADEADDEKPAREMTVTMEPPHVRFNAQLAVQDDVLYIYGGTFEKGDREFTFDDLYAIDLSKLDGCKEVFSRPVEDWIESEDEDDEDDDEEDDEEGDDDEDEMEELGAELAVANKNQKSEDAVSSTSSDVSLPPSAASEEDETETTATSVDDGLPHPRPSESRREFFVRTTNEWQEILMTNLRWKNVQPETLAVKEIKAKAFELSEEKWWDCREEITALEEEQEAAGIQEVVSLAERGDAGAGGGARRR; from the exons ATGGCAAAGGACAAGAAGAAGGGCTCGGAGGCCAAAAAGGCCAAGAAG GCCGAAAAGGCAGccaagcaggcaagcaagggagagaagaaggccaaggtcaaggcggccaagctgGATGGCAGTGACGTGGAAGATGTTGATCTCGacgaggtgctcgaggagTACCGCCGCCAGCAGGAACAATTCTTGAAGGTCACCGAGACGGTGTGCGAGCAGCCACCACGGCCTCGGTCTGCCTCGACGTTTCTGGCCTCCCCTCACGACAGCAACAGTCTGCTTCTCTTTGGCGGCGAGTACTTCAACGGCTCGCTCGCGCAGTTCTACAACGACCTGCACATCTACAACGTCAATCGTGACGAGTGGCGGCTCGTCACCTCGCCGAACGCGCCCCTGCCTCGCTCCGGCCACGCCTGGACGCGGGCGAGCAATCCGGCCTACGTCTACCTCTTCGGAGGCGAGTTCTCCTCCCCCAAGCAAGGTACCTTCCATCACTACTCGGACTTTTGGAGGCTCGAGCCCGCCACGAGGGAGTGGAGCAAGATCGAGGTCAAGGGCAAGGACAAGAGCCCGACGGCCAGGAGCGGCCACCGCATGACGTACTGGAAGCAGTACATCATCCTCTTTGGCGGCTTCCAGGACACGTCGAACCAGACGAAATACCTCGCCGATTTGTGGATATTCGACACGGTCAACTACCAGTGGCACTGCCCGACGCTTCCGCAAGCCCAGCTCAAGCCTGACGCGAGATCCTCCTTCACGCTTCTTCCCTGCGAGCACGGTGCCGTGCTCTTCGGTGGCTACTCGCGCGTCAAGGCAACCGTCGCgctgaagaagaaggcggtcAAGACGCAGGGCCAGGGGCAGAAGAACGTTCTCCTTCCCAAGGTGCACGAAGACTGCTTCTTCCTACGCATGtccatgccgccggcggaggCGCCGGCCGGAACCCCGCCGGCAGTCCGCTGGGAGAGGCGGAAGAAGCCGGCAAACGCGCCGAACCCGTCTCGAGCGGGCGCGACCATGACCTGGCACAAAGGCCGCGGCATTCTCTTCGGCGGCGTtcacgacgtcgagcagaGCGAGGAAGGCATGGACAGCGAGTTTTTCAACCAAATGTTCGCCTGGAACGTCGAGCGCAACCGCTTCATGCCCCTGGGCTTGCGCAAACCCCGACAGCAGAAGAAGAACGTGGCGGAGCAGAGGACCGGTCGGCGCGGCCGCGCCCAGGCCAACGAGGAAGAGCTGCTGCGGCAACTTGCCGCCCTCGAAACCGGCGCCTcgctggacgacgccgatgccatcGAGCTCGACAGGAAGGCTGACGAGGCAGACGATGAGAAGCCAGCGCGAgagatgacggtgacgatggagcCGCCGCACGTGAGGTTCAACGCTCAGCTTGCCGTCCAGGATGATGTGCTCTACATTTACGGCGGCACTTTCGAGAAGGGAGACCGGGAATTCACCTTTGACGACCTGTACGCTATCGACTTGAGCAAGCTGGACGGGTGCAAGGAGGTCTTCAGTCGACCTGTCGAGGACTGGATC GAatcggaggacgaggacgatgaggatgacgacgaagaggatgacgaagaaggcgacgacgacgaggatgaaatGGAAGAACTGGGCGCCGAACTTGCCGTCGCGAACAAGAATCAGAAGTCGGAGGATGCGGTCTCGAGCACGTCATCCGACGTTTCGCTGCCGCCTTCGGCCGCATCGGAGGAGGAtgagacggagacgacggcaacgtcggTGGACGACGGTCTCCCGCACCCCAGG CCGTCTGAGTCGCGCCGTGAGTTCTTCGTGCGGACGACGAACGAGTGGCAGGAGATTCTCATGACGAACCTGCGGTGGAAAAACGTGCAGCCGGAAACGCTAGCGGTCAAGGAgatcaaggccaaggccttTGAGCTGAGCGAGGAGAAATGGTGGGACTGCCGCGAGGAGATTACGGCGCTCGAGGAAGAGCAGGAGGCAGCAggcatccaggaggtggtgaGCCTGGCGGAGAGGGGCGATGCGGGAGCTGGAGGGGGCGCCAGGAGAAGATGA
- a CDS encoding pyroglutamyl peptidase type I yields MGSQAKDTKELTVLVTGFGPFRDQYPVNPSWEIAKSLPSHLPPLRAKDVSARRTVVDIPSVRILVHPTPIRVNYKVVRELVPSFWSTYEGHNVDIAIHIGMAGPRPFYQIERRAHRTGYKSKDVDGALLEDEEEGGHDQDWIWHGLPDEITTELDLDDVLGRWKEHSAEDMDLRISEDAGRYLCDFIYYSSLSTLSRQKRPRKVVFFHVPCEASEKDISQGRELALNLIRSIVESEVMEKGVAEGEPTVKA; encoded by the exons ATGGGTTCCCAGGCCAAGGACACCAAGGAGCtgaccgtcctcgtcacaGGCTTTGGC CCCTTCCGCGACCAATATCCCGTGAACCCGTCGTGGGAAATCGCCAAAAGCCTCCCGTCGCATCTCCCCCCCCTGCGCGCCAAGGATGTCAGCGCCCGCCGAACTGTCGTCGACATCCCCTCGGtccgcatcctcgtccaccCGACGCCGATCCGGGTCAACTACAAGGTCGTGAGGGAACTCGTCCCCTCCTTCTGGAGCACGTACGAGGGCCACAACGTCGACATTGCGATACACATCGGCATGGCTGGCCCGCGGCCATTCTACCAGATTGAGCGCAGGGCCCATCGCACTGGGTACAAGTccaaggacgtcgacggtgccttgctcgaggatgaggaggaaggTGGTCACGACCAAGATTGGATATGGCACGGCCTGCCGGACGAGATCACCACCGAGCTCGATCTCGatgacgtcctcggccgatgGAAGGAACACAGTGCC GAGGATATGGACCTGCGCATATCCGAAGACGCCGGCCGATATCTTTGCGACTTCATCTACTACTCAAGCCTCTCCACCTTGTCGAGGCAAAAGCGTCCGAGAAAGGTCGTCTTCTTCCATGTACCTTGCGAAGCATCCGAAAAGGACATCTCCCAGGGCCGGGAACTGGCTTTGAACCTCATTCGGTCTATTGTCGAGAGCGAGGTGATGGAGAAAGGCGTCGCAGAAGGTGAGCCGACGGTCAAGGCCTAG
- a CDS encoding 2-deoxyglucose-6-phosphate phosphatase, with protein sequence MGSQPQYTLPPQQVSFAGFLFDMDGTIIDSTPAIIKHWNSIGEEIGVAPETILETSHGRRSIDVLKILAPEKANWEYVRHLEGQLPLLYGDDAVEIPGSRSLLDSLIAHSSPWAIVTSGTEPLVSGWLDVLQFSKPSHLVTAESVLNGKPDPACYLIGLDKLGLREAAADVLVLEDAPAGIQAGKAAGCKVIGLVTSHTVDQIVAAGPDWVVKDLESVKVIARRDGKVTVEISNALRR encoded by the exons ATGGGATCACAGCCGCAATATACGCTGCCTCCGCAGCAGGTCTCCTTCGCAGGCTTCCTATTCGACATGGACGGAACCATTATCGATTCTACGCCAGCCATCATCAAGCACTGGAACTC CATCGGCGAGGAGATTGGCGTTGCACCCGAAACGATACTCGAGACCTCCCACGGTCGACGGAGCATCGACGTGCTCAAGATACTCGCGCCCGAAAAGGCAAACTGGGAAT ACGTTAGACACTTGGAAGGACAGCTTCCCCTGCTGTACGGcgatgatgccgtcgagaTTCCTGGTTCACGATCCCTCCTGGACTCCCTCATAGCCCATTCCAGTCCCTGGGCCATCGTCACCTCCGGCACCGAGCCCCTGGTCTCGGGATGGCTCGACGTTCTCCAATTTTCGAAGCCGTCCCAcctcgtcaccgccgagTCGGTCCTGAACGGCAAGCCGGATCCGGCCTGCTAcctcatcggcctcgacaagCTCGGCCTGCgggaggccgccgccgacgtcctcgtgctcgaggACGCACCCGCTGGCATCCAGGCGGGTAAGGCGGCCGGCTGCAAGGTCATTGGCCTCGTGACGAGTCACACCGTCGACCAGATTGTTGCCGCCGGCCCGGATTGGGTCGTCAAGGACCTCGAGTCGGTCAAGGTCATCGCACGGAGAGACGGAAAGGTGACGGTCGAGATTTCCAATGCGCTGCGGCGGTAA